One stretch of Lucilia cuprina isolate Lc7/37 chromosome 6, ASM2204524v1, whole genome shotgun sequence DNA includes these proteins:
- the LOC111679028 gene encoding uncharacterized protein LOC111679028, translating into MKILRSQYMKLRNNAGGPRSDQNNGIGEKISHKEQITDNGNKQLSNIGNKNALPIGALRRASVNLVNSFSESPATNIKILFDNVDESLKKLNVVVEFTTMDAMWLTRVYRTYENELWHRKPRLDVFGKKKWFFQCHLCDRVLMAFIGLKTHLNRHLNYYPYVCKLCLKKYTNRKAVTSHLKKIHNINKEDWNDNLTS; encoded by the exons atgaag attttgcGATCTCAATAtatgaaattaagaaataatGCAGGAGGTCCCAGAAGTGACCAAAATAATGGTATAGGAGAAAAG ATATCCCACAAAGAACAAATAACAGATAATGGTAACAAACAGTTGTCTAACATTGGAAATAAAAATGCTCTACCAATTGGAGCTCTACGACGAGCTAGTGTTAATCTTGTAAACTCTTTCTCTGAATCTCCagctacaaatattaaaatattatttgataatGTAGATGAATCATTGAAAAAACTTAATGTGGTGGTGGAATTCACTACTATGGATGCCATGTGGTTAACGCGAGTCTATCGCACGTATGAAAATGAATTGTGGCATAGAAAACCACGCTTAGATGTTTTTGGCAAAAAGAAATGGTTTTTTCAATGTCATTTGTGTGATCGTGTTTTAATGGCATTTATCGGCCTTAAAACTCATTTAAATCGACATTTGAATTATTATCCTTATGTGTGCAAATTGTGcctgaaaaaatatacaaatcgtAAAGCAGTTACCAGTCACTTgaagaaaatacataatataaataagGAAGATTGGAATGATAATTTGACGAGTTAA
- the LOC111679029 gene encoding zinc finger and BTB domain-containing protein 34-like, which yields MKLKTNATAAANNRTIEKRLPTRSQHAVNNKHNMSATNSTNAALAIHALRSTSQDFSNTTCSSPSNIGIGTNIKILFDHVDKSLDKLKVVVEFTDMDAMWLTRVYQTYENELWHKKPRCDDFGGKKKWFFYCHLCNNVYHKFHSIKNHLNQHMKLYPYICKLCCMKYTGRNSATRHLKKVHRLAKEHWNDYLTS from the exons atgaaattaaaaactaatgcCACAGCAGCCGCAAACAATAGAACTATAGAAAAAAGg CTTCCCACTAGAAGCCAACACGCAGTTAATAACAAGCATAACATGTCTGCCACCAATTCTACCAATGCTGCTCTGGCAATTCATGCGCTACGATCTACTAGTCAAGATTTTTCGAATACCACCTGCTCCTCCCCTTCTAACATTGGTATTGGtacaaatatcaaaattttatttgatcatGTAGACAAGTCATTGGATAAGCTTAAAGTCGTGGTAGAATTCACCGACATGGATGCCATGTGGCTGACACGTGTCTATCAAACTTATGAAAATGAATTGTGGCACAAAAAACCACGCTGTGATGATTTTGGCGGCAAGAAAAAATGGTTTTTCTATTGTCATCTTTGTAATAATGTCTACCATAAATTTCATTCgattaaaaatcatttgaatCAACACATGAAGTTGTATCCTTACATTTGTAAGTTGTGTTGTATGAAATATACCGGACGTAATTCCGCTACCAGACACTTGAAGAAAGTACATCGTTTGGCTAAAGAACATTGGAATGATTACTTAACAAGTTAA